One segment of Candidatus Peregrinibacteria bacterium DNA contains the following:
- a CDS encoding LOG family protein, which translates to MASKSDINEVFEDEEKKNCFRVVVFGTARSKPGEKAYDDVFELGKKIADAGFDIVTGGGPGAMEAANMGHDASENEKTVDSYGINIKLPFEQSVNPGVEIAHEHERFSTRLDEFMSMANVVVITQGGIGTLLELFYTWQLIQIKHMNHIPIIVVGQMWEGLFEWMKKDMLSRGTFNEEDLDTIHMVDNVDAAMEAIIGWHDAWEELGSSTLKYELKGHPYKVLFDHNAGDGHYHG; encoded by the coding sequence ATGGCTTCTAAATCAGATATTAATGAGGTATTCGAGGATGAAGAAAAAAAGAATTGTTTTCGTGTAGTTGTATTTGGTACTGCTAGAAGCAAGCCTGGAGAGAAGGCTTATGATGATGTTTTTGAGCTTGGTAAAAAGATTGCAGATGCAGGTTTTGATATAGTGACCGGAGGTGGGCCCGGTGCTATGGAAGCGGCCAACATGGGGCATGATGCCTCTGAAAATGAAAAGACAGTTGATTCATATGGAATCAATATCAAACTTCCTTTTGAGCAAAGTGTAAATCCCGGAGTAGAGATCGCACATGAACATGAACGTTTTTCTACAAGACTTGATGAATTTATGTCTATGGCGAATGTTGTTGTGATCACTCAAGGTGGTATTGGAACTTTACTTGAGCTTTTTTATACTTGGCAATTGATTCAGATTAAACATATGAACCATATTCCTATTATAGTTGTTGGACAAATGTGGGAAGGGCTGTTTGAATGGATGAAAAAAGACATGCTTTCTCGTGGCACGTTCAATGAGGAAGATTTGGACACCATTCACATGGTAGATAACGTAGATGCCGCTATGGAGGCAATTATTGGATGGCACGATGCTTGGGAAGAGCTAGGAAGTAGCACCCTAAAATATGAACTCAAAGGACATCCATATAAAGTTTTGTTTGATCATAATGCAGGTGATGGTCACTATCATGGATAG
- a CDS encoding HNH endonuclease signature motif containing protein, producing MQHTVSKNPDIEKFSDKQLLYFCKKYGDQTLLWRRKFIGLLPEVNRRGLYERKGFSSIFEFGKRMAGLSEDQIRLALNLEKRFEDKPVLKSMLVAGEVSINKLARVVSIATSENEEFLAQSAKVLSKSSLEVFVRDIRLARNNSVENSSTLRSQNGLFEPQIELESLPGQHVEAPLWHLFGDDGNGTWLKFKLNDEVMKKLNELHDKNLDVNKILLEMLEKREKELAENKVKVAVNETAKEVKRKMDGKEVGRRLSVGVRKVLKQEFGDRCSASGCVREAKHIHHKVPFSISGSHDPNLLAPLCREHHDIVHSINSKYVANKLG from the coding sequence ATGCAACATACAGTATCAAAAAATCCCGACATCGAAAAATTCTCAGATAAACAGCTTCTATATTTCTGCAAAAAATACGGCGATCAAACTTTGCTTTGGCGACGAAAGTTCATTGGGCTTCTGCCGGAGGTAAACCGAAGAGGTCTATATGAACGTAAAGGATTCTCTTCGATTTTTGAATTTGGTAAACGTATGGCAGGTTTGAGCGAAGATCAAATTCGCCTCGCTTTAAATCTCGAAAAACGTTTTGAAGACAAGCCGGTTCTCAAATCAATGCTCGTGGCTGGTGAGGTTAGTATCAATAAATTAGCAAGAGTCGTGTCGATTGCAACTTCAGAAAATGAAGAATTTTTGGCGCAGAGTGCAAAGGTTTTATCGAAGTCTTCACTTGAAGTTTTTGTAAGGGATATACGACTTGCAAGAAATAACAGCGTTGAAAATAGCTCGACCTTACGAAGTCAAAATGGCTTATTTGAGCCGCAAATCGAGTTAGAAAGTCTGCCCGGGCAGCATGTCGAAGCGCCGCTTTGGCACCTGTTCGGAGACGATGGGAACGGTACTTGGTTGAAGTTTAAATTAAATGATGAGGTAATGAAAAAACTTAATGAACTGCACGACAAAAACTTAGATGTAAACAAAATTCTTCTCGAAATGCTTGAGAAGCGTGAAAAAGAATTGGCGGAGAATAAAGTGAAAGTGGCGGTAAATGAGACTGCTAAAGAGGTAAAGAGAAAAATGGATGGTAAAGAGGTCGGTCGGCGATTATCAGTAGGGGTGAGAAAAGTTTTAAAGCAGGAATTTGGAGATCGATGCTCAGCGTCGGGTTGTGTGAGAGAGGCGAAGCATATTCATCACAAAGTGCCATTCTCAATTTCTGGAAGTCATGATCCGAATCTGCTCGCTCCACTTTGTCGCGAGCACCATGATATTGTGCACTCGATAAACTCAAAATATGTTGCAAATAAGCTGGGATAA
- a CDS encoding NADP-dependent phosphogluconate dehydrogenase, giving the protein MKEVAILGLGKMGGNIALHLAEQGIKVIAHNRTHSKAVQFVEDAEKLRGEAATPEGAAVAVESFEELANAFTGPRTIIMYLPSLAPTEEAFQELLPLLSEGDVIIDGGNNQYKEAVKHSKIAADKGIGYLDCGTSGGMSGARNGACLMIGGSEEVFDKSKWLFEAIAMTDGYAYMGSSGSGHYVKMTHNGIEYAILQAYADGFQILHEGPYTEELDFHKISKVWNHGSVIRSWMLELAEEKFAKEPRLESIVGTIGGGETGRWTVEQAHEQGTPAPSIELAVNYRKTTEDNPTFAGRVIAAIRNGFGGHVFKTK; this is encoded by the coding sequence ATGAAAGAAGTAGCAATACTGGGACTCGGGAAAATGGGAGGGAATATCGCACTGCATCTTGCTGAACAAGGCATCAAAGTTATCGCTCATAATAGAACTCACTCAAAAGCAGTACAATTTGTCGAAGATGCAGAAAAATTAAGAGGAGAAGCGGCAACACCTGAAGGTGCCGCCGTAGCAGTAGAATCTTTTGAAGAACTAGCTAATGCATTTACAGGGCCACGCACGATCATAATGTATTTACCTTCGCTCGCCCCAACAGAGGAGGCTTTTCAAGAGTTATTGCCCCTACTCTCTGAAGGAGACGTAATCATAGATGGTGGGAACAACCAATATAAAGAAGCCGTGAAACATAGCAAAATCGCCGCCGACAAAGGCATCGGTTATTTGGACTGTGGAACAAGTGGAGGGATGTCCGGTGCACGCAACGGAGCTTGCCTGATGATCGGCGGCTCTGAGGAAGTTTTCGACAAATCAAAATGGTTATTTGAAGCGATAGCAATGACTGACGGATATGCGTACATGGGATCAAGTGGCTCAGGGCATTACGTCAAAATGACACATAACGGAATCGAATACGCAATTCTACAAGCCTACGCGGACGGATTCCAAATATTGCATGAAGGGCCGTATACAGAAGAGCTGGATTTTCACAAAATCTCAAAAGTATGGAATCACGGATCTGTAATCCGCTCATGGATGCTTGAACTTGCAGAAGAAAAATTCGCAAAAGAACCGCGACTTGAAAGTATCGTTGGAACTATAGGCGGAGGCGAGACCGGACGATGGACAGTCGAGCAAGCGCATGAACAAGGGACACCTGCTCCAAGTATAGAGCTCGCCGTAAACTACCGCAAAACAACTGAGGACAATCCAACTTTCGCAGGACGCGTAATCGCCGCAATTCGAAACGGCTTCGGCGGCCATGTATTCAAAACTAAATAA
- a CDS encoding LOG family protein → MVQKDIFAEEALDPGHFRVVVFGSSRTVKDSPLFKQVYKFGEVIADMGFDIVTGGGPGVMEAANTGHQDRASELLKAGRNGHVHSFGINIKLPFEQRINPGVKISHEYQRFSARLDEFMSLANVIVIFPGGVGTQLELFYTWQLIQVQHMCHIPIILVGDKWDGLLKWLRDVPMNDGLFTIDDFKMLKCVKDSDEAITAIKKWHKLFVEEGGDVCLNWKKYKI, encoded by the coding sequence ATGGTACAAAAAGATATTTTTGCCGAGGAGGCTCTCGATCCGGGACATTTTCGAGTCGTTGTGTTTGGTTCTTCGCGCACCGTCAAGGACTCACCTCTTTTTAAACAAGTATATAAGTTTGGAGAGGTAATCGCCGATATGGGTTTTGATATAGTGACTGGTGGAGGTCCAGGTGTTATGGAGGCGGCAAATACCGGACATCAAGATAGAGCTTCTGAGCTTTTGAAAGCTGGCAGGAATGGTCACGTGCATTCTTTTGGAATTAATATAAAACTCCCTTTTGAACAGCGTATAAATCCTGGCGTGAAAATCTCTCATGAATATCAGAGATTTTCAGCTCGTCTTGATGAATTCATGTCGCTTGCAAATGTAATTGTAATCTTCCCTGGTGGAGTTGGAACTCAGCTTGAGCTTTTTTATACTTGGCAGTTGATTCAAGTTCAGCATATGTGTCATATACCAATAATCTTAGTAGGTGATAAATGGGATGGCTTGCTCAAATGGTTGCGCGACGTTCCAATGAATGATGGGCTTTTTACGATAGATGATTTCAAAATGTTAAAATGCGTCAAAGACTCTGACGAGGCAATAACTGCAATCAAGAAATGGCACAAACTATTTGTCGAAGAGGGTGGGGATGTTTGTCTCAATTGGAAGAAGTATAAGATTTGA
- a CDS encoding type II toxin-antitoxin system VapC family toxin, whose translation MFLIDSNIIIYLISNNKKIIKQMEKFEGKPCLISAISRLEVLFGVAKHNQPVERTIRMIDKYPALPIYNETVDKAFNMRHQDKVSLKFKDLLIAGTAIEHKFTLITADKEFKKVKNLQVELLKI comes from the coding sequence ATGTTTCTTATAGACAGCAATATTATTATTTATTTGATAAGTAATAATAAAAAAATAATAAAACAAATGGAGAAGTTTGAAGGTAAGCCCTGTCTTATAAGCGCTATTTCTCGTTTGGAAGTGCTGTTTGGTGTAGCAAAACATAATCAACCGGTAGAAAGAACAATACGAATGATTGATAAATATCCTGCTTTACCAATTTATAATGAAACAGTTGATAAAGCCTTTAATATGAGACATCAAGATAAAGTGTCGCTAAAATTTAAAGATCTACTTATAGCAGGAACCGCAATCGAACATAAATTCACATTAATAACAGCGGATAAAGAATTCAAAAAAGTGAAGAATTTACAAGTAGAATTGCTGAAAATATAA
- a CDS encoding vitamin B12-dependent ribonucleotide reductase, with protein sequence MNIKIAPSEIAEKTKLSSNRSPIAKETFEGGLSIDRVFTNKGENPLDKVKYAYRQSKITEPDGKIVFAMDDVEVPEDWSQLATDIMVSKYFRKAGVPDTGHEVSAKQVVYRVAHTIATSGKKWGYFKDDAEAQTFEDELLYMLITQRGAFNSPVWFNCGLWHEYGISGNSGNWYFDETLNDVVQTDNSYLRPQCSACFIQEAKDDLMSIFELIKNEARLFKYGSGTGSNFSAIRGRQEYLSGGGTSSGLMSFLDVLDRGAGATKSGGTTRRAAKMVILDMDHPEIVDFINWKVREEKKVAALVAAGYSSDFNGEAYKTVGGQNSNNSVRVTDEFMTAVKDKGKWNTTFRTTGEVCETFEATDLFDQIAHAAWACADPGVQYDTTVNKWHTCKVTGRINASNPCSEYMFLDNTACNLSSINLVKFLNEDGTFQVENYRHACEVFFIAQEILVDLSSYPTKEIAKNSHDYRPLGLGYANLGALLMINGIPYDSDKGRVVAGALTSILCGAGYIASAKMAAHKGAFEGYEANAKSMIDVMKMHREHSLKIDPTLCEPSILNAAHSVWDEVIELGEKYGYRNAQATVLAPTGTIGLLMDCDTTGVEPDFAIVKWKKLAGGGYFKIVNQSIPRALGHLGYTEGEVDDITRYVLGAGSLEGAPHLNDDVFQKLELTETQILEAEIHVEKVKNFDEFVPHLNTETLKKALSSEQIAAIILYVNGTQTVEGAPHLKDEHLTVFDCANTCGIGTRFIAPMGHVRMMAAAQPFLSGAISKTVNLPHEATEEEIKEIYFEGWKLGLKAIALYRDGCKLSQPLNKNASSSDKKEDVSSSEVASIVKSDDTMSPLHGSRIAMPKRRNGITIEATVGGQKMFLRTGEYADGKVGEIFVDVFKEGASYRSLLNCFAVSISLGLQHGVPLEKYVESFTFTRFEPSGMTNHPNIKTATSMVDFIFRVLGMEYLGRTDFVHVKPEATQIDTINARKVQNAVVKEQTVSAETEVVDEVVSTTKQEQSVASTDDASVANFNKSMSDMMGDAPICTCGHVTVRNGACYKCLNCGNSMGCS encoded by the coding sequence ATGAACATTAAAATAGCCCCTTCCGAAATTGCGGAAAAAACAAAACTTTCTTCTAACAGGTCTCCAATTGCAAAGGAAACTTTTGAGGGAGGCCTTTCAATTGATCGTGTTTTTACTAATAAAGGTGAAAATCCTTTGGATAAAGTGAAATATGCGTACCGCCAATCAAAGATTACTGAGCCGGATGGAAAAATTGTGTTTGCGATGGATGATGTTGAGGTTCCGGAGGATTGGTCTCAGCTTGCAACCGACATTATGGTTTCAAAATATTTTAGAAAAGCAGGAGTCCCGGATACAGGTCATGAAGTTTCAGCGAAGCAGGTTGTGTATAGGGTTGCGCATACTATCGCGACGTCCGGTAAGAAATGGGGTTATTTCAAAGATGATGCAGAGGCGCAGACTTTTGAAGATGAACTTCTTTACATGTTGATAACTCAGCGTGGAGCTTTTAATTCACCGGTTTGGTTTAATTGCGGACTTTGGCATGAATATGGAATTAGTGGAAATAGTGGAAACTGGTATTTTGATGAAACTTTAAATGATGTTGTTCAGACTGATAATAGTTATCTGCGGCCACAATGTAGTGCATGTTTTATTCAAGAGGCAAAAGATGATTTGATGTCTATATTTGAACTTATAAAAAATGAAGCTAGACTCTTCAAATATGGTTCAGGGACCGGTTCGAATTTTTCTGCAATACGTGGTAGACAAGAATATCTTTCCGGAGGTGGGACGTCTTCAGGGCTTATGTCATTTTTGGATGTTCTAGATCGTGGTGCGGGCGCTACAAAATCAGGAGGAACTACCCGTCGTGCCGCAAAGATGGTAATACTTGATATGGACCATCCGGAAATAGTGGATTTCATCAATTGGAAAGTTCGTGAGGAGAAAAAAGTTGCGGCACTGGTTGCAGCCGGATATTCTTCTGATTTCAATGGTGAAGCTTACAAAACAGTAGGTGGTCAGAATTCAAATAATTCCGTTCGTGTTACTGATGAATTTATGACTGCGGTAAAAGATAAAGGCAAATGGAATACAACTTTTAGAACTACCGGAGAAGTTTGTGAAACTTTTGAAGCGACTGATCTTTTTGATCAAATAGCTCATGCGGCTTGGGCTTGTGCCGACCCGGGTGTGCAATACGATACAACAGTAAATAAATGGCATACATGTAAAGTTACAGGGCGTATCAACGCTTCGAATCCATGTTCTGAATACATGTTTTTGGATAATACCGCATGTAATCTTTCCTCTATTAATCTTGTGAAATTCCTTAATGAGGACGGTACATTCCAAGTTGAAAATTATCGTCATGCATGCGAGGTATTCTTTATTGCTCAAGAAATTTTGGTTGATCTTTCTTCTTATCCTACAAAAGAAATAGCAAAAAATTCTCATGATTATCGTCCACTTGGGCTTGGTTATGCAAATCTTGGTGCACTTCTTATGATAAATGGAATCCCATATGATTCAGATAAAGGTCGCGTCGTCGCCGGAGCTCTTACTTCTATATTATGTGGAGCCGGTTATATAGCTTCTGCAAAAATGGCGGCCCATAAGGGTGCGTTTGAAGGGTATGAGGCAAATGCTAAATCAATGATAGATGTGATGAAAATGCATCGTGAACATTCACTTAAGATTGATCCAACTTTGTGTGAGCCATCAATACTTAATGCTGCTCATAGCGTTTGGGATGAAGTCATCGAACTTGGAGAGAAATATGGTTACAGGAATGCTCAAGCAACTGTGCTTGCTCCTACAGGGACTATTGGACTTCTTATGGATTGCGATACAACCGGAGTTGAGCCTGATTTTGCAATTGTTAAATGGAAAAAACTTGCAGGTGGTGGATATTTCAAAATAGTAAATCAATCTATTCCTCGTGCACTTGGTCATTTGGGATATACTGAAGGAGAAGTAGACGATATTACTCGGTATGTGCTTGGAGCCGGGTCGCTCGAAGGTGCTCCACATTTAAATGATGATGTTTTTCAAAAACTTGAGCTTACTGAAACTCAAATTCTTGAAGCAGAAATTCATGTTGAAAAAGTTAAGAATTTTGATGAATTCGTACCACATTTAAATACAGAAACTTTAAAAAAAGCTCTTTCAAGCGAGCAGATCGCTGCAATCATTTTGTATGTTAATGGAACTCAAACTGTAGAAGGCGCACCTCATCTAAAAGATGAGCATTTGACTGTGTTTGATTGTGCAAATACTTGTGGTATTGGGACGCGATTTATTGCTCCTATGGGGCATGTTCGCATGATGGCTGCTGCGCAGCCATTCTTGTCCGGCGCAATTTCAAAAACAGTAAATCTTCCACATGAAGCCACGGAAGAAGAGATAAAAGAAATATATTTTGAAGGATGGAAGCTCGGACTCAAGGCTATCGCATTGTATCGTGATGGTTGTAAATTATCTCAGCCACTAAATAAAAATGCATCCTCGTCTGATAAAAAAGAAGATGTGTCTTCAAGTGAAGTCGCTTCCATTGTAAAGTCAGATGACACCATGTCTCCTTTGCACGGTAGTAGAATCGCTATGCCAAAACGTCGTAATGGTATTACTATTGAGGCGACTGTTGGAGGGCAAAAAATGTTCCTTCGAACAGGTGAATATGCTGATGGTAAAGTTGGTGAAATATTCGTAGATGTCTTCAAAGAAGGAGCTTCTTACAGAAGTCTACTTAACTGTTTTGCTGTTTCGATCTCACTTGGGCTTCAACATGGAGTGCCTCTTGAGAAATATGTAGAATCATTTACATTTACTCGTTTTGAACCATCCGGAATGACAAACCATCCAAATATCAAAACAGCGACATCTATGGTGGACTTTATCTTCCGCGTCCTCGGTATGGAATACCTCGGCCGCACTGACTTCGTCCATGTAAAACCGGAAGCAACCCAGATCGACACTATAAATGCCCGTAAAGTTCAAAATGCCGTAGTAAAAGAGCAAACTGTAAGTGCAGAGACTGAAGTTGTGGATGAAGTTGTATCGACAACAAAACAAGAGCAGTCAGTTGCCTCTACAGATGACGCATCGGTTGCAAATTTTAACAAGTCTATGTCAGATATGATGGGTGATGCACCAATCTGTACTTGTGGACACGTTACTGTGCGCAATGGAGCATGTTACAAATGTCTTAATTGCGGAAACAGTATGGGGTGTAGTTAG
- the fsa gene encoding fructose-6-phosphate aldolase has product MKFFLDTANIDDIKKYAAWGVVDGVTTNPSLIAKEDVDLKTRILEICEVITGPISAEVLETTTEGMIKQGREYHSWHKNIYVKLPTTEEGIKALTVLAKEGVKVNMTLVFNAGQALVVAKAGAKLVSPFIGRLDDIGQDGMELIAEIVQIYENYNFETEILVASVRHPRHVIDSAQLGADVCTMPADILNKLIKHPLTDKGLENFLADWEKVKNMQK; this is encoded by the coding sequence ATGAAATTCTTCTTAGATACTGCCAATATCGACGATATTAAAAAATATGCAGCATGGGGAGTTGTAGATGGAGTAACTACAAATCCAAGTTTGATTGCAAAAGAAGATGTTGATTTGAAAACTCGAATTCTGGAAATATGCGAAGTAATCACAGGGCCAATAAGCGCAGAAGTTCTCGAAACAACTACTGAAGGCATGATAAAACAAGGACGCGAATATCATAGTTGGCACAAAAATATATATGTAAAACTTCCTACAACTGAAGAAGGAATCAAGGCCTTAACTGTACTCGCAAAAGAAGGCGTAAAAGTCAACATGACACTTGTATTCAATGCAGGCCAAGCTCTTGTCGTTGCAAAAGCCGGAGCAAAGCTAGTAAGTCCCTTTATAGGTAGGCTCGATGATATCGGACAAGATGGTATGGAGTTAATCGCAGAAATCGTACAAATATATGAGAACTATAATTTTGAAACAGAAATATTAGTTGCAAGCGTACGTCACCCAAGGCATGTGATAGATTCAGCACAACTTGGAGCTGATGTATGCACTATGCCGGCTGATATTCTCAATAAATTAATCAAACATCCACTAACTGACAAAGGTCTCGAAAACTTCTTGGCGGATTGGGAAAAAGTAAAAAATATGCAAAAATAA
- a CDS encoding glucose-6-phosphate isomerase (catalyzes the formation of D-fructose 6-phosphate from D-glucose 6-phosphate): MITLDYSNLFKVKNPQITEANFKGTEEKLSPYLELIKTRNQGFYDIVNEDVSEVLEYAASLKGQFDDIIVLGIGGSSLGNICLKDTLAHPYGKDAPRLCVLDNVDPYMIEKLDDIINYDRALFITISKSGDTPEPVAEYLYFRKKTDDKELDPKKHHVFITGPHTSFLHDVGVREGIKMFPVPENVGGRFSVLTNVGLLPAALIGIDIQELLRGGKEFAAKFLSENFDENISFQFATIQYLLNQNGVNINIMMPYTNRLRTFADWYSQLLAESIGKATARDGSIVNTGITPVAALGTVDQHSQVQLYNEGPRDKMIIFLEVENHESKIEIPHVSEDHEKTDFLKGITFENLINTELHATQDAVTKYEKANVTFKLDKIDAYNLGALFLIFEGATAFLGEFYGIDAFNQPGVELGKVLTRQYLIEKK, from the coding sequence ATGATTACTCTCGATTATTCAAATCTATTCAAAGTCAAAAATCCTCAGATTACTGAGGCGAATTTCAAAGGAACAGAAGAAAAGCTATCTCCATACTTAGAATTGATCAAAACTAGAAATCAAGGATTTTATGATATTGTAAATGAGGACGTCTCAGAAGTACTTGAATACGCTGCAAGTCTAAAAGGCCAATTTGACGACATAATAGTGCTCGGCATAGGAGGTTCTTCACTCGGGAATATATGCCTCAAAGACACCCTCGCTCATCCGTATGGCAAAGATGCTCCACGCCTCTGCGTCCTCGACAACGTCGACCCATACATGATCGAAAAACTTGATGATATTATCAATTATGACAGAGCACTTTTCATAACGATTTCAAAATCCGGAGATACTCCGGAGCCGGTAGCAGAATATCTATATTTTAGAAAAAAAACAGATGACAAAGAGCTGGATCCAAAAAAACATCACGTATTTATAACCGGACCACACACAAGCTTCCTGCATGACGTGGGAGTCCGCGAAGGCATCAAGATGTTTCCCGTGCCGGAAAATGTAGGAGGAAGATTCTCAGTTCTCACAAACGTAGGATTGCTGCCTGCGGCACTAATAGGAATAGATATCCAAGAACTACTAAGAGGCGGTAAAGAATTCGCCGCAAAGTTTTTATCAGAAAATTTCGATGAAAACATAAGTTTTCAATTTGCGACTATCCAATATTTACTCAATCAAAATGGCGTTAATATAAATATCATGATGCCATACACAAACAGACTTAGGACTTTTGCGGATTGGTATTCGCAATTACTCGCTGAAAGTATTGGTAAAGCAACTGCAAGAGATGGGAGCATTGTTAATACAGGTATAACTCCTGTCGCGGCACTGGGAACGGTCGACCAACATTCACAAGTACAACTTTATAACGAAGGTCCACGTGACAAGATGATCATATTTTTAGAAGTTGAAAACCACGAATCAAAAATTGAAATACCACATGTATCGGAAGATCACGAAAAAACAGATTTCTTAAAAGGCATCACTTTTGAGAACCTGATTAACACCGAATTGCATGCGACACAAGACGCTGTCACAAAATATGAGAAAGCAAACGTAACATTCAAATTAGACAAAATAGATGCATACAATCTTGGAGCGTTATTTTTGATATTCGAAGGTGCGACCGCATTCCTAGGAGAATTTTATGGCATAGATGCATTCAATCAACCGGGGGTTGAACTTGGCAAAGTGCTCACAAGACAATACTTGATAGAAAAAAAATAA
- the zwf gene encoding glucose-6-phosphate dehydrogenase, producing the protein MERTIIKEAFIFTIFGASGDLAKLKIFPAIYELAWQKRLPKNYIIYGYARSEKTDEQFRKEFETSVKEKFGKEIDVTILEDMLSKVFYFAGQYNEKNDYEKFFKKLKEKETNSNTPLIAYYSTPPTVFNDISRNLAEFKNEFPMRLVIEKPFGENEASARDMFAIIEENFEEDQVYLLDHYLGKESVQSITSMRYANSIINHLLKGELIKYIQITGIENIGIKERGKYFDEVGMIKDMIQSHLLQLLALITMSMPNNLNSQSIHREKYHILSALKFDKENFLIKGQYESYKNEDEIAIDSKTETYAALKLCIDQTEWAEVPIYIRTGKMVDRKHTYITIVFKKLHFQEAIKDLKHNKLIIELQPKANVYFKITNKHGGTYEEYHQMAPSQSLECFGDDCLPEHGRLLMDILKDERRHFLSFNEVIACWHFIDNVLNEAKNQNLPLEIYKDGSRGPNGQNILLGEENNVWHEI; encoded by the coding sequence ATGGAAAGAACCATAATAAAAGAAGCGTTTATTTTTACAATCTTTGGTGCATCGGGAGATTTGGCAAAGCTCAAAATCTTCCCTGCAATCTATGAACTTGCATGGCAGAAACGCTTACCAAAAAACTACATAATATACGGATACGCTCGTTCAGAAAAAACCGACGAACAATTTCGCAAAGAATTTGAAACAAGCGTAAAAGAAAAATTCGGAAAAGAAATCGACGTAACAATATTAGAAGATATGCTCTCAAAAGTTTTTTATTTTGCCGGACAATATAATGAGAAAAATGATTACGAGAAATTCTTCAAAAAATTAAAAGAAAAAGAAACTAATTCAAATACGCCATTAATTGCTTATTACTCAACGCCACCAACTGTATTCAATGATATAAGTCGTAACCTTGCTGAATTCAAAAATGAATTCCCAATGCGTCTGGTGATCGAAAAACCATTTGGAGAGAACGAAGCTTCTGCTAGAGATATGTTTGCAATCATTGAAGAGAATTTCGAAGAAGATCAGGTGTATTTGCTTGATCATTATTTAGGAAAAGAATCCGTACAAAGCATAACCTCTATGAGATATGCAAATTCAATAATCAACCATCTACTCAAAGGTGAATTAATAAAATACATACAAATAACAGGTATTGAAAATATAGGGATCAAAGAAAGAGGTAAATATTTTGATGAAGTAGGCATGATAAAAGATATGATTCAATCACATTTATTGCAGCTACTTGCACTAATAACTATGTCGATGCCAAACAATCTAAATTCGCAGTCTATTCATAGAGAAAAATACCACATACTATCAGCACTCAAATTTGACAAAGAAAATTTTCTAATAAAAGGTCAGTACGAATCATACAAAAATGAAGATGAAATAGCCATAGATTCAAAGACTGAAACTTATGCGGCATTGAAACTCTGCATAGATCAGACGGAGTGGGCGGAGGTTCCAATATATATTCGCACAGGAAAAATGGTAGATAGAAAACATACATACATTACAATCGTTTTTAAAAAACTTCATTTCCAAGAAGCTATCAAAGATTTAAAACACAACAAACTGATTATAGAACTCCAGCCAAAAGCAAATGTGTATTTTAAAATCACAAATAAACACGGAGGTACTTATGAAGAATATCATCAGATGGCGCCAAGCCAGTCACTCGAATGTTTTGGGGATGATTGCTTACCGGAACATGGAAGGCTACTCATGGACATACTCAAGGATGAACGAAGGCATTTCCTAAGCTTCAATGAAGTCATAGCATGTTGGCATTTTATCGACAACGTGCTCAATGAAGCAAAAAATCAAAATCTACCTCTAGAAATCTACAAAGACGGAAGCAGAGGGCCAAATGGCCAAAATATACTTCTCGGAGAAGAAAATAATGTCTGGCACGAAATATAA